From a region of the Lactuca sativa cultivar Salinas chromosome 4, Lsat_Salinas_v11, whole genome shotgun sequence genome:
- the LOC128133699 gene encoding ER lumen protein-retaining receptor A-like, whose protein sequence is MYACHIKLYFAILGLLAPTVIKQKACSGWFSFMKTGCVALVLCLNISVDPPNICWAFSIYLEAVAILPQLVLLQRSGNVDNLIGQYVFFLGAYRALNILNWIFWYLTQPHFNGWISCFSGLIQTALYADFFYYYFIRYSTSIPILSVLSFTLSIIIITQAL, encoded by the exons ATGTATGCTTGCCACATAAAGCTGTATTTTGCCATACTTGGCTTACTTGCACCAACAGTTATTAAGCAAAAAGCTTGTAGTGGGTGGTTTAGTTTT ATGAAAACAGGATGTGTTGCTCTTGTTTTATGTTTGAATATCAGTGTGGACCCACCCAAT ATATGTTGGGCATTTTCTATCTATTTAGAAGCTGTTGCTATTCTCCCACAGTTGGTTCTGCTGCAGCGAAGTGGAAATGTTGACAATTTGATCGGTCAATATGTTTTCTTTCTTGG GGCATACCGTGCATTGAATATTCTCAACTGGATTTTTTGGTATCTCACACAGCCCCATTTCAATGGATGGATAT CCTGTTTCTCTGGCTTAATACAAACAGCTCTTTATGCTGATTTCTTCTACTATTACTTCATAAGGTACTCAACCTCCATTCCCATTCTTTCTGTTCTGTCTTTTACTTTAAGCATAATCATAATAACACAGGCTTTATGA